From one Bacteroidota bacterium genomic stretch:
- a CDS encoding RNA polymerase sigma factor, with product MTVTEYNTCVENYADAVYRFIYKNIKDEDRAKDIVQDTFEKMWLKVNDIIAEKAKSYLFTAAYNTMIDSIRKDKYKATYEDYHDDYLTTKNNYNDLKKVIDMALSKLNDIQRSVIMLRDYEGYSYEEIGKITGLNESQVKVYIYRARLSMKEFIGTLENVV from the coding sequence ATGACTGTTACCGAGTACAATACATGTGTAGAAAATTATGCCGATGCAGTTTATCGTTTTATTTATAAAAATATAAAAGACGAAGACAGAGCAAAAGACATAGTACAAGATACATTTGAAAAAATGTGGCTTAAAGTAAATGATATTATTGCTGAAAAAGCAAAGTCATATTTATTTACAGCAGCCTATAACACTATGATTGACTCAATAAGAAAAGATAAATATAAGGCCACATACGAAGATTATCACGATGATTATTTAACCACAAAAAATAATTACAACGATTTGAAAAAAGTAATAGATATGGCTTTAAGTAAACTTAACGATATACAACGCAGTGTAATTATGTTAAGAGATTATGAAGGTTACAGTTACGAAGAAATAGGTAAAATAACAGGTTTAAATGAAAGTCAGGTAAAAGTATATATATACCGTGCAAGGTTAAGCATGAAAGAGTTTATAGGTACTTTAGAAAACGTAGTTTAA